In Geitlerinema sp. PCC 9228, a single genomic region encodes these proteins:
- the gyrB gene encoding DNA topoisomerase (ATP-hydrolyzing) subunit B produces MTSSYSAEQIQVLEGLEPVRKRPGMYIGSTGARGLHHLVYEVVDNSVDEALAGYCTHIEVDLNDDGSVTVTDDGRGIPTETHSRTGKSALETVMTVLHAGGKFGGEGYKVSGGLHGVGVSVVNALSEWVLVKVKRNNRIYRQRYERGIPVGEMENQPSPDDQTGTSVQFKPDPQIFTSGTDFDFTTLSNRIRELAYLNAGLKITFSDRRFSQLESDEPVVESYCYTGGIREYVAYINRERQPIHEEIIHIQSDRDGVQVEAALQWCSDAYTDNLFGFANNIRTIDGGTHMEGLKAVLTRTTNNIARKRGKLKEGSPNLGGEHVREGLAGIISVKVPDPEFEGQTKTKLGNPEVRGIVESVIGEHLQEYLEFHPKIADAILDKALQAFNAAEAARRARDLIRRKSVLESSTLPGKLADCSSKDPSESEIYIVEGDSAGGCFHRDTLVALADGRQLSFGELVAEQAQGKEHFCYTVRDDGSIGVERILHPRVTKVHAEVVRVTLDTGETLICTPDHPFMLGDRSYKPAAELTPNDALLGWKTQRLPQPEFAVAGEQRDPAIPPSANIKLPSTERRVVAVVSLSQRYDVYDIEVPYTHNFALASGVFVHNSAKQGRDRRFQAILPLKGKILNIEKTDDAKIYKNNEVQSLITALGLGVKGEEFDLSQLRYHRIIIMTDADVDGAHIRTLLLTFLYRYQRALIDQGYVYVACPPLYKVERGRNHHYCYSDNELDEHLASLPSNANYSIQRFKGLGEMMPEQLWQTTMKPESRLLKRIAIEDAAEADRIFTILMGDRVAPRREFIEKYGSNLDLTDLDI; encoded by the coding sequence ATGACCAGCAGTTACAGTGCCGAACAAATTCAAGTTCTGGAAGGACTAGAACCGGTTCGCAAACGACCGGGAATGTACATCGGTTCCACCGGTGCGCGCGGACTCCACCATTTAGTATACGAAGTTGTTGATAACTCTGTCGATGAGGCACTGGCTGGGTATTGTACCCACATTGAAGTCGATCTCAACGACGATGGTTCTGTGACGGTAACCGACGATGGTCGGGGAATTCCCACGGAAACCCACTCCCGCACTGGCAAATCGGCTTTGGAAACGGTGATGACAGTTCTCCACGCCGGCGGCAAGTTTGGCGGCGAAGGCTACAAAGTCTCTGGCGGCTTGCATGGCGTTGGTGTTTCTGTGGTTAACGCGCTTTCTGAGTGGGTTCTGGTGAAAGTGAAGCGCAACAATCGGATTTATCGGCAGCGTTACGAACGGGGAATTCCTGTTGGGGAAATGGAAAACCAGCCGTCGCCAGACGACCAAACGGGAACTTCGGTTCAGTTTAAACCCGACCCGCAAATTTTTACTTCGGGAACGGATTTTGATTTTACCACCCTCAGCAACCGCATTCGGGAACTTGCCTATTTGAATGCGGGATTAAAAATTACATTTAGCGATCGCCGCTTTTCCCAGTTAGAAAGCGACGAACCCGTGGTAGAAAGTTATTGCTACACTGGCGGGATTCGCGAATACGTTGCCTATATTAATCGGGAACGCCAACCAATCCACGAAGAAATTATCCACATTCAAAGCGATCGCGATGGCGTCCAGGTAGAGGCAGCGCTACAATGGTGTTCCGATGCCTACACCGACAATCTATTTGGGTTCGCCAACAACATTCGTACCATCGACGGTGGCACCCACATGGAAGGGTTAAAAGCCGTTCTCACCCGGACCACCAACAATATTGCCCGCAAGCGCGGTAAGCTAAAAGAAGGCAGTCCCAACTTGGGTGGCGAACATGTTCGCGAAGGTCTGGCAGGGATTATTTCGGTGAAGGTACCAGACCCAGAATTTGAAGGTCAGACCAAAACCAAGTTAGGCAACCCAGAAGTACGGGGTATCGTCGAATCCGTCATTGGGGAACACCTGCAAGAGTATTTGGAATTTCATCCTAAAATTGCCGATGCGATTTTAGATAAGGCGTTACAGGCTTTCAATGCAGCGGAAGCGGCGCGGCGCGCGCGGGATCTCATTCGCCGCAAGTCGGTTTTGGAATCTTCCACGTTGCCAGGGAAGCTAGCTGATTGCAGTTCCAAAGACCCCAGCGAATCGGAAATTTACATCGTGGAGGGGGATTCCGCCGGTGGCTGTTTCCATCGCGATACGTTGGTGGCGCTAGCCGACGGTCGCCAGCTTAGTTTTGGAGAACTGGTAGCCGAACAAGCGCAAGGAAAAGAACATTTTTGCTATACGGTACGTGACGATGGCAGCATCGGTGTCGAACGGATCTTGCATCCCCGGGTGACGAAAGTCCACGCTGAGGTGGTTCGGGTCACGTTGGATACGGGAGAAACGCTGATTTGTACGCCAGACCATCCCTTTATGTTGGGCGATCGCTCTTACAAACCAGCCGCCGAACTCACCCCCAACGATGCTTTGCTGGGATGGAAAACGCAGCGGTTACCGCAACCGGAATTCGCTGTGGCTGGGGAACAACGCGACCCGGCGATTCCTCCATCGGCTAATATAAAATTACCATCTACCGAACGTCGGGTGGTAGCGGTGGTTTCCCTATCGCAACGCTACGACGTATACGACATTGAAGTTCCCTATACCCACAATTTTGCCCTTGCTAGCGGTGTTTTCGTCCACAACAGTGCTAAGCAAGGACGCGATCGCCGTTTTCAGGCTATTTTACCCCTGAAAGGGAAAATTCTCAACATCGAAAAAACCGATGATGCCAAAATTTATAAAAATAACGAGGTACAGTCATTAATTACCGCCCTCGGTTTGGGTGTCAAAGGAGAAGAATTCGATTTATCTCAATTACGCTACCATCGCATCATCATTATGACGGATGCTGACGTGGATGGCGCTCATATACGTACGCTTTTGCTGACTTTTCTCTATCGCTATCAACGGGCACTCATCGACCAAGGATATGTTTATGTTGCCTGTCCTCCTTTGTATAAAGTAGAACGGGGTCGCAATCACCATTATTGCTACAGCGATAACGAATTAGACGAACACCTGGCGAGTCTCCCCAGCAATGCCAACTATTCTATCCAACGGTTTAAGGGATTGGGGGAAATGATGCCAGAACAGCTGTGGCAAACTACGATGAAGCCGGAATCGCGCCTTTTGAAACGGATTGCCATTGAAGATGCTGCGGAAGCCGATCGCATATTTACTATTTTAATGGGCGATCGCGTTGCCCCCCGGCGGGAATTCATCGAAAAATACGGTTCTAACTTGGATTTAACCGATTTGGATATCTAG
- the pyrH gene encoding UMP kinase, producing MGKVYQRILLKISGEAIMGDMGYGIDSQVVQAVAQEVANVVAEGVQVTIVVGGGNIFRGVRAAAAGMDRVTADYIGMIATVMNALTLQDALEQIGVPTRVQSAIAMQEVAEPYIRRRAVRHLEKGRVVICAAGSGNPFFTTDTTAALRAAEVDAEVIFKATKVDGVYDADPFVDPNARRYQSLNYSHVLTNDLRVMDSTAIALCKENNIPIVVFDLSVQGNIHRAVMGESVGTIVGGYCEVI from the coding sequence ATGGGGAAAGTATATCAGCGGATATTATTAAAGATTAGTGGGGAAGCCATCATGGGAGATATGGGCTACGGGATCGATTCCCAAGTCGTCCAAGCCGTCGCCCAGGAGGTGGCCAATGTGGTGGCTGAAGGCGTACAAGTTACCATCGTAGTTGGCGGCGGCAATATCTTTCGCGGGGTCAGGGCGGCGGCGGCTGGCATGGATCGGGTAACGGCTGATTACATCGGCATGATTGCCACCGTGATGAATGCTTTGACCCTGCAGGATGCCCTGGAACAAATTGGCGTTCCCACCCGCGTACAATCTGCGATCGCCATGCAAGAAGTGGCGGAACCTTACATTCGGCGTCGCGCGGTTCGCCATCTAGAGAAGGGTCGGGTGGTGATCTGTGCGGCGGGTTCGGGGAATCCGTTTTTTACCACCGATACCACAGCGGCTTTGCGTGCTGCGGAAGTGGATGCGGAAGTGATTTTCAAAGCCACGAAGGTGGATGGGGTGTACGATGCCGATCCGTTCGTGGACCCCAATGCCCGAAGGTACCAAAGTTTGAATTACAGCCACGTCCTCACCAACGACCTGCGGGTGATGGATAGTACGGCGATCGCGTTGTGCAAGGAAAACAATATTCCGATTGTGGTATTCGACCTCTCGGTGCAAGGCAACATTCACCGAGCGGTTATGGGAGAGTCTGTAGGAACCATCGTAGGAGGTTACTGTGAAGTTATCTGA
- a CDS encoding ADP-ribosylglycohydrolase family protein → MLGAIAGDIIGSVYEFNNIKSKDFPLFSQYCDFTDDTVLTVAVADAILNGDAYVGYFKSYFHRYPNRGYGGNFSRWGVADSLQPYYSFGNGSAMRVSPVGFAFDNLQTVCQEAERTAQATHNHPEGIKGAVATATAIFLARTGSSTDEIRYHIEQSFGYDLSQSLASIRPHYSFDVSCQGSVPQAMVAFLESTDFEDAIRNAISLGGDSDTIACITGGIAHAYYGGVPDAIAASVWQYLDNSLKEITKRFLATYDGKN, encoded by the coding sequence ATGTTAGGCGCGATCGCTGGTGATATTATTGGTTCGGTTTACGAATTTAACAATATCAAGAGCAAGGATTTTCCCTTGTTCTCCCAATATTGTGATTTTACCGATGATACCGTTCTTACGGTAGCTGTTGCTGATGCTATTTTAAACGGTGATGCCTACGTTGGCTATTTCAAAAGCTACTTTCATCGTTATCCCAATCGCGGATATGGAGGCAATTTCAGCCGTTGGGGGGTTGCCGACAGTCTCCAACCTTACTACAGTTTTGGCAACGGTTCTGCCATGCGGGTTTCGCCGGTGGGATTTGCTTTTGACAATTTGCAGACGGTTTGCCAAGAAGCAGAACGTACTGCACAAGCAACGCACAACCATCCAGAAGGCATCAAAGGCGCTGTGGCTACGGCGACGGCTATTTTCCTGGCACGTACGGGCAGCAGTACCGATGAAATTCGCTATCACATCGAACAAAGCTTTGGCTACGATTTGAGTCAGTCTTTGGCAAGCATTCGTCCCCACTATTCCTTTGATGTCTCCTGTCAGGGGTCGGTTCCTCAGGCAATGGTGGCTTTTTTGGAATCTACGGATTTTGAGGATGCCATCCGCAATGCTATTTCTTTGGGCGGCGATAGCGATACCATCGCTTGCATTACCGGTGGTATCGCCCATGCTTACTACGGTGGCGTTCCCGATGCGATCGCAGCCTCGGTTTGGCAATATTTGGATAACTCTTTGAAAGAGATAACCAAGCGATTTTTAGCCACCTACGACGGCAAAAACTAA
- a CDS encoding S8 family serine peptidase, with product MLEFLSPTTNEAATTPQGQVGESGFASHSAIASLMPPQLTEFFSQIADSAIADNLPTFDETTIDADEWLVPHSFPSAEIQSLETSATPTNIDPITGQPEPGNTPADARNLGNLTGTQVQSDFVGNSDRDDFYRFTLDNPKDITLELNGMSADADLGLLRSPDENSRLPSADFIDISVEPFNNPEQITYKGLQPGTYLVQVHQFQGNTPYNLTLSAQPTQTAFNSGYGFGLVDAAAAVNRATNAPAPFSEVPDLGGNNAPRDVVRAPEVWNQGITGANTVVAVVDGGVDYDHIDLNDNIWRNTDEIPNNGIDDDRNGFVDDTVGWDFVDGDASPDDPNGHGTHVAGAIAAENNNIGITGVAPDAQIMPVRAVGSQGAGNIADIVRGIRYAADNGADVINLSLGTQMPSPLSSMMFQSAINYASDRGAVTVMAAGNSGGDIPASPANLAVQQGIAVGATDNNGNLADFSNRAGAVSLDYLAAPGVEISSTLPNDNFGSFSGTSMAAPHVSGAAALIQSVNPHLTPTQVEDLLTETARSNVKIA from the coding sequence ATGTTAGAATTTCTTTCTCCCACTACCAACGAAGCAGCCACAACGCCACAAGGGCAGGTAGGGGAGTCTGGTTTTGCTTCTCACAGCGCGATCGCTTCTTTGATGCCGCCGCAGCTAACGGAATTTTTTTCCCAAATAGCCGATAGCGCCATAGCAGACAATCTCCCTACCTTTGACGAAACGACCATTGATGCCGATGAATGGTTGGTTCCCCATTCCTTTCCGTCAGCCGAGATCCAATCCCTGGAAACCAGCGCCACCCCTACCAATATCGATCCGATTACTGGGCAACCGGAACCAGGCAACACCCCCGCCGATGCCCGGAATTTGGGGAATTTAACCGGAACCCAGGTACAATCGGACTTTGTTGGCAACAGCGATCGCGATGATTTTTATCGGTTTACTTTAGATAATCCCAAGGATATCACCCTGGAACTCAATGGCATGAGTGCCGATGCCGACCTGGGATTGCTGCGTTCTCCTGATGAAAATAGCCGTTTGCCCTCGGCAGATTTTATTGATATTTCGGTAGAACCGTTTAACAATCCCGAACAAATTACCTATAAAGGATTGCAGCCGGGAACCTATCTGGTACAAGTGCATCAATTCCAGGGAAATACCCCCTACAACCTTACCCTATCTGCCCAACCCACGCAAACAGCCTTTAACAGCGGTTACGGATTTGGCTTGGTCGATGCTGCCGCCGCTGTCAATCGCGCTACCAACGCCCCAGCGCCCTTTTCCGAAGTTCCCGATTTGGGGGGAAATAACGCGCCACGGGATGTGGTGAGAGCGCCAGAAGTTTGGAATCAGGGTATTACCGGTGCCAATACCGTTGTCGCTGTTGTGGATGGCGGGGTTGACTACGACCATATAGACTTGAATGATAATATTTGGCGCAATACTGACGAAATTCCCAATAATGGTATTGATGACGATCGCAATGGCTTTGTAGACGATACCGTGGGTTGGGATTTTGTGGATGGCGATGCTTCCCCCGACGATCCGAACGGTCACGGTACTCACGTAGCTGGTGCGATCGCGGCAGAAAATAATAACATCGGCATTACTGGCGTTGCCCCCGATGCCCAAATTATGCCCGTGCGCGCGGTGGGCAGTCAAGGGGCAGGAAACATTGCCGATATTGTGCGGGGAATCCGCTACGCCGCCGACAATGGTGCTGATGTCATCAATCTCAGCCTGGGCACTCAAATGCCTTCGCCTCTGTCTTCTATGATGTTTCAATCTGCTATAAATTATGCAAGCGATCGCGGTGCGGTTACCGTCATGGCAGCCGGCAACAGCGGTGGCGATATCCCAGCTTCACCAGCCAATTTAGCGGTACAACAAGGTATTGCTGTCGGTGCTACTGATAATAATGGTAATTTAGCTGATTTTTCCAATCGCGCTGGTGCCGTATCGTTAGATTATTTAGCAGCGCCTGGGGTGGAAATTTCTTCTACTCTCCCCAACGATAATTTTGGCAGTTTCAGCGGTACTTCCATGGCAGCGCCCCACGTATCCGGCGCAGCGGCTTTAATCCAAAGTGTCAATCCCCACCTAACGCCAACGCAAGTGGAGGATTTGCTAACGGAAACGGCGCGTTCTAATGTTAAAATTGCCTAG
- the infC gene encoding translation initiation factor IF-3, which translates to MTVSPKKSNKRNLPQINQNISYPKVRVIDTDGEQLGVMSTRDAVAIASEKELDLVLVSDKADPPVCRVMDYGKYKFEQEKRAREAKKKQHAAEVKEVKMRYQIEEHDYKVRLNQAQRFLKDGDKVKATVMFRGREIQHTNLAKELLERLAGDLEEVAEIQQRPKREGRSMMMMLSPKKAESKSKN; encoded by the coding sequence ATTACCGTGAGTCCAAAAAAATCCAACAAGCGCAATCTACCTCAAATCAATCAAAACATCTCCTATCCCAAGGTACGAGTGATCGACACCGACGGCGAGCAACTCGGGGTTATGTCTACCCGGGATGCCGTGGCGATCGCGTCTGAAAAAGAACTCGACCTGGTGTTGGTTAGCGATAAAGCCGACCCCCCCGTTTGCCGGGTCATGGACTACGGCAAGTACAAATTTGAACAGGAAAAACGGGCGCGGGAAGCCAAGAAAAAGCAACACGCGGCAGAAGTTAAGGAAGTGAAGATGCGCTATCAGATTGAGGAACACGACTATAAAGTGCGCCTCAATCAAGCCCAACGCTTCCTGAAAGATGGCGACAAAGTCAAAGCCACGGTGATGTTCCGGGGGCGCGAAATTCAGCACACCAATCTAGCCAAAGAACTGCTCGAACGCTTGGCAGGAGACTTAGAAGAGGTGGCTGAAATCCAGCAAAGACCCAAACGGGAAGGTCGCAGCATGATGATGATGCTGAGTCCCAAGAAAGCGGAATCAAAAAGCAAAAATTGA
- the frr gene encoding ribosome recycling factor, protein MKLSEVESSMKKAVEATQRAFNTIRTGRANPSLLDKVTVDYYGSATPLKALANISAPDATTITIQPFDPSTLSAIEKAISISDLGLTPNNDGKVVRLNIPPLTNERRQEFVKLASKYAEEGRVSIRNVRRDAVEETRKREKNGDISQDDSRDNQEKIQKLTDKYISKIDDMLKEKEDEIMTV, encoded by the coding sequence GTGAAGTTATCTGAAGTTGAAAGTTCTATGAAAAAAGCCGTAGAGGCAACGCAAAGAGCTTTTAATACCATTCGCACGGGTCGGGCCAACCCGTCATTGCTGGATAAGGTAACGGTGGATTACTACGGTAGCGCTACACCTCTAAAGGCACTGGCCAATATTAGCGCGCCGGATGCGACTACGATTACCATTCAGCCGTTTGACCCCAGCACCCTAAGTGCTATTGAAAAAGCCATTTCCATTTCCGATTTGGGGCTAACCCCCAACAACGACGGTAAGGTCGTGCGCCTCAATATTCCACCGCTGACCAACGAACGCCGCCAAGAATTTGTGAAATTAGCCAGCAAATATGCGGAGGAGGGGCGCGTTTCTATCCGCAACGTACGCCGCGATGCCGTTGAAGAAACCCGTAAGCGGGAAAAGAATGGGGATATCTCCCAGGATGATTCCCGGGATAACCAGGAAAAAATCCAAAAGCTGACGGATAAATACATCAGCAAAATTGATGATATGCTGAAAGAAAAAGAAGATGAGATTATGACCGTCTAA
- a CDS encoding LuxR C-terminal-related transcriptional regulator yields the protein MLAQEMFRQLVEQAEKTVSSGESAQEFPLLHKDRENIDEIVLDSTIDGTQYYLVRRRPRSHNTIRLSPRERAIARLVAQGLPNKCIAKQLNISPWTVASYMRRIFAKLQVTSRTASIAKLMQEDLLD from the coding sequence ATGCTTGCCCAGGAAATGTTCAGGCAACTGGTAGAACAAGCCGAAAAAACAGTTTCATCGGGGGAATCAGCCCAAGAATTTCCCCTTCTGCACAAAGATCGGGAAAACATTGACGAAATTGTTTTGGACTCCACGATCGACGGAACTCAGTATTATTTGGTACGCCGCCGACCGCGATCGCACAATACCATTCGTTTGAGTCCTCGGGAAAGAGCGATCGCGCGTTTGGTTGCCCAGGGATTGCCCAACAAATGCATTGCCAAACAATTAAACATCAGTCCTTGGACAGTAGCCAGTTACATGCGTCGGATTTTTGCTAAATTGCAAGTCACTTCAAGAACCGCCAGCATTGCCAAACTCATGCAAGAAGACTTGCTGGATTAG
- a CDS encoding thioredoxin family protein → MSVIEMRGTPIGSYAPDFELPGTDTQVHHLSKYLEIYQAVVVVFLSNQCPYVQSYLQRLKQLQADWQESGLAAIGINANDTLQAPEESLEHMRTFAEQQQLNFPYLRDVNQDVAKCFGASKTPEVFLVNREGVLCYKGAIDDCADTPAGVTHNYLQDAVTRVMAAQPVDPPQTEAIGSAIVWRGETNT, encoded by the coding sequence ATGAGCGTAATAGAAATGAGGGGTACGCCCATCGGTAGCTATGCGCCGGATTTTGAGCTACCCGGTACGGATACGCAAGTGCATCACCTTTCCAAATATTTGGAAATTTATCAAGCCGTGGTGGTTGTCTTTTTAAGCAATCAATGTCCCTACGTGCAATCGTACTTGCAGCGACTCAAACAATTGCAGGCTGACTGGCAAGAAAGCGGTTTGGCAGCGATTGGTATTAATGCCAACGATACCCTGCAAGCCCCAGAAGAAAGTCTCGAACACATGCGCACCTTTGCCGAACAGCAGCAGCTCAATTTTCCCTACCTGCGGGATGTGAACCAAGATGTGGCCAAATGCTTTGGGGCTAGCAAAACACCGGAGGTTTTTTTGGTCAATCGAGAAGGGGTGTTGTGTTACAAAGGGGCTATTGATGATTGCGCCGATACCCCGGCGGGGGTCACGCACAATTACCTACAAGATGCGGTGACCCGGGTGATGGCGGCACAGCCAGTAGACCCTCCCCAGACAGAAGCCATTGGCAGTGCCATTGTATGGCGGGGGGAAACAAACACCTAA
- a CDS encoding GH116 family glycosyl-hydrolase, producing MPANFPPYSWRRPIGLDWDDLYTASSSTSPHPGAEGGMPLGGFGSGCLQRSPHGDFRWCPFDRPIPQWQSLPGCQFAVFEDTGERRHAYALSAAPPADGRLSAWQWYPQKTKDAGSTSTYRVLYPRSWYEYEGVLATSLYCEQFSPIWAGNYQETSYPTAVFSWVAHNPSDRPITVSLLMSWQNTIGTATEAGESRRGNYNRLVEDFHRLGCVMSRVKVGDVGSGDGQWAIATVDNPAVEVFYHTRWHPTGDGSEIWDPFVRDGSLNDIENEEPATEDEQIAVALAVRFTLRPGKTRTIPFFLAWDFPTRSFGNGHTYYRRYTDFFGRNGNQAWSVIRTVLKHHQDWRQKIQAWQQPILDHPDLPDSIKMALFNELYLLATGGTFWSAMENEYPFGRFGVLASWDSPYYESLDDRLYGSFALLLLWPELEKSVMLAFAHSIPKADAREAEINENYSQPNPSIRKHPGATPRDLGYPGEHPIEETNYTGGGNGQTDLSLSSLFPLQVYRDYLLTASTDGDFLQECWPGVVQTLDYAKQLDADGDGMPEPGGITAYGGGLWLAALEAAIAMGQELLEFQIDIEPDPQAAITKYQQWLETATQVYQEKLWNGRYYRANNNSETDVVVADQLWGPFFTQLLGLPDIIPRDRLITALDTIYQTCLVKATNKQDSPSIASHFAENTVSEKQTDAAGVEGSTGITWGLAALMVQNQRSESGFHLGEAMVQRIYEGGWQFRTPAVLTADGQVRESYSLHGLAVWAVFAVLTN from the coding sequence ATGCCAGCCAACTTTCCTCCCTATTCTTGGCGTCGTCCCATAGGTCTAGATTGGGACGACCTTTATACAGCTTCTTCCTCTACTTCCCCCCATCCAGGTGCAGAAGGCGGCATGCCCTTGGGGGGCTTTGGGTCTGGCTGTTTGCAACGTTCCCCACATGGGGATTTTCGCTGGTGCCCATTTGACCGCCCAATTCCCCAATGGCAATCTTTGCCCGGCTGTCAGTTTGCGGTGTTTGAGGATACGGGGGAACGCCGCCACGCTTATGCTTTGTCTGCAGCCCCTCCCGCTGATGGGCGTTTGTCGGCTTGGCAGTGGTATCCCCAAAAAACAAAAGATGCTGGTAGTACGAGCACCTACCGGGTGTTATACCCGCGGAGTTGGTACGAATATGAGGGAGTGCTGGCAACTTCCCTCTATTGCGAGCAATTTTCTCCCATTTGGGCGGGGAACTACCAGGAAACCAGCTATCCCACTGCCGTTTTTTCCTGGGTCGCCCACAATCCCAGCGATCGCCCCATTACCGTTAGCCTGTTAATGAGCTGGCAAAATACCATTGGTACCGCCACAGAAGCTGGCGAGTCCAGGCGGGGCAACTACAACCGGTTGGTGGAAGATTTCCATCGCCTCGGCTGCGTCATGAGTCGCGTGAAAGTCGGCGATGTGGGGTCTGGAGACGGGCAATGGGCGATCGCTACCGTAGACAATCCTGCCGTAGAAGTTTTTTACCATACCCGCTGGCATCCCACCGGAGACGGCAGCGAAATTTGGGACCCCTTTGTCCGGGATGGGTCTTTAAACGATATCGAAAACGAAGAACCAGCCACCGAAGACGAACAAATTGCCGTTGCCCTTGCCGTTCGATTTACCTTGCGACCCGGCAAAACCCGTACCATTCCTTTTTTTCTCGCTTGGGATTTTCCCACCCGTTCCTTTGGCAATGGTCACACCTACTACCGCCGCTATACCGATTTTTTCGGTCGCAATGGCAATCAAGCTTGGTCGGTGATACGTACGGTTTTAAAACACCACCAAGATTGGCGGCAAAAAATCCAAGCCTGGCAGCAACCCATTCTCGACCATCCCGACCTCCCCGATAGCATCAAAATGGCGCTATTTAACGAACTGTACCTGCTAGCGACTGGCGGTACGTTCTGGAGTGCCATGGAAAACGAATATCCTTTCGGTCGGTTTGGCGTATTGGCAAGCTGGGATTCCCCATACTACGAAAGCTTGGATGACCGATTGTACGGTTCTTTTGCTTTATTGCTGCTGTGGCCGGAACTGGAAAAATCCGTGATGCTAGCGTTTGCCCATTCCATTCCCAAAGCCGATGCGCGGGAAGCGGAGATAAATGAGAATTATTCCCAACCAAATCCCAGTATTCGCAAGCATCCCGGTGCCACTCCCCGTGATTTGGGATATCCTGGGGAACATCCCATCGAGGAAACCAACTATACTGGCGGGGGCAACGGGCAAACCGATTTATCGTTATCCAGTCTTTTTCCTTTGCAGGTTTATCGGGATTATCTATTAACGGCTAGCACAGATGGGGATTTTTTGCAAGAATGCTGGCCTGGGGTTGTACAAACCCTGGACTATGCCAAACAGTTGGATGCTGATGGGGATGGCATGCCCGAACCTGGGGGAATAACTGCCTATGGCGGTGGTTTGTGGTTGGCGGCTTTGGAAGCTGCGATCGCGATGGGTCAGGAACTATTAGAATTTCAAATCGATATAGAACCAGACCCGCAAGCGGCCATTACCAAATACCAACAATGGCTGGAAACAGCAACTCAGGTCTACCAAGAAAAACTTTGGAACGGTCGCTACTATCGTGCCAATAACAACAGCGAAACCGATGTGGTGGTTGCCGACCAACTGTGGGGACCGTTTTTTACCCAATTGCTGGGTTTGCCGGATATTATACCGCGCGATCGCTTGATAACCGCCCTCGACACCATTTACCAAACCTGCTTGGTGAAAGCTACCAACAAGCAAGATTCTCCCAGCATAGCCAGTCACTTTGCAGAAAATACAGTTTCTGAGAAGCAAACCGATGCAGCTGGTGTAGAAGGATCTACAGGTATCACCTGGGGATTGGCTGCTTTGATGGTACAAAACCAGCGTAGCGAATCAGGCTTTCACCTGGGCGAAGCGATGGTCCAACGCATCTACGAGGGAGGATGGCAGTTTCGTACCCCAGCCGTTCTCACCGCCGATGGTCAAGTTCGCGAAAGCTATTCTTTACATGGTTTGGCGGTTTGGGCGGTTTTTGCGGTATTGACAAATTGA